From one Streptomyces sp. Q6 genomic stretch:
- a CDS encoding acyl-CoA desaturase, with amino-acid sequence MSLAVGAAPDHVEAAAARRRPPEAGSEFTPLLRDVKGRGLLARRTGWYVRTIVVNGLCLAGVVAGMAFIGASWWVLAFAPVLAVLCARTAFIGHDAGHAQITGNRSVSRLIGLIHGNLLLGMSYAWWNDKHNRHHANPNHIEKDPDVAADVLVFTSEQAATRVGFRGWLTRHQAWLFFPLTLLEGLALKVSGFQDLRRQSGRERLVEGAFLVAHVVGYVALLLLTMPLSHALVFAALHQALFGLHLGMAFAPNHKGMEMPDPDGDKWGHLRRQVLTSRNIKGGLLTDWFLGGLNYQIEHHLFPSMPRPHLRLAQPLVKAHCRDLGIPFVETGLVDSYRQALRHMYEVGEPLRADI; translated from the coding sequence ATGTCCTTGGCCGTCGGAGCCGCACCGGACCACGTCGAAGCCGCCGCCGCGCGGCGGCGCCCGCCCGAAGCGGGAAGTGAGTTCACGCCACTGCTGCGCGACGTCAAGGGGCGGGGCCTGCTCGCCCGGCGCACCGGCTGGTACGTGCGCACCATCGTGGTCAACGGCCTCTGTCTGGCCGGCGTCGTCGCAGGGATGGCGTTCATCGGCGCTTCCTGGTGGGTGCTCGCCTTCGCTCCCGTCCTCGCCGTCCTCTGTGCGCGCACCGCGTTCATCGGCCATGACGCGGGCCACGCGCAGATCACCGGCAACCGCTCCGTCAGCCGCCTCATCGGCCTGATCCACGGCAACCTGCTGCTGGGCATGAGTTACGCGTGGTGGAACGACAAGCACAACCGTCACCACGCCAACCCGAACCACATCGAGAAGGACCCCGACGTCGCCGCCGACGTCCTCGTCTTCACCAGTGAGCAGGCCGCCACGCGCGTGGGCTTCCGCGGCTGGCTCACCCGGCATCAAGCATGGCTCTTCTTCCCCCTCACCCTGCTCGAAGGTCTCGCCCTGAAGGTCTCCGGTTTCCAGGACCTGCGTCGCCAGTCCGGACGCGAGCGCCTGGTGGAGGGGGCCTTCCTGGTCGCCCACGTCGTCGGCTACGTCGCCCTGCTGCTGCTCACCATGCCGCTGTCGCACGCCCTCGTGTTCGCGGCACTCCACCAGGCCCTGTTCGGACTGCACCTGGGAATGGCGTTCGCGCCCAACCACAAGGGCATGGAGATGCCCGACCCCGACGGCGACAAGTGGGGCCACCTGCGGCGCCAGGTCCTCACCTCGCGCAACATCAAGGGCGGCCTGCTGACCGACTGGTTCCTCGGCGGTCTCAACTACCAGATCGAGCACCACCTGTTCCCGAGCATGCCCCGGCCCCACCTCAGGCTCGCCCAGCCCCTGGTGAAGGCCCACTGCCGCGATCTCGGCATCCCCTTCGTGGAGACCGGGCTCGTCGACTCCTACCGCCAGGCCCTGCGGCACATGTATGAAGTGGGGGAGCCGCTGCGGGCCGACATCTGA
- a CDS encoding DEAD/DEAH box helicase, with product MPGDPARASTVAFWRPDEDEPPLPEAGTRVELPLALPGEDGVELATVPAVTLPMRSALPVLTRARGAAQADATTAFWGTAALLALQLAARGLLLPGVSDGDHDAWRAGPLRPEDVERVRELAAAMPPEAHAVPLDGHEPPRLHTPERLVRAFLDAVADSLPRSPAATLAAGSPAFAARAPQRVPELRPWAADVAAGHDAGVRISLRVEVPGLARITEDETRLPFRAVLQMHSVSDPTLIADAAEVWAGTGASGKTFGARAQMDALLALRRAARAWTPLTPLLSATVPDAVELADEEITDLLGEGARALSAAGVEVHWPRELARKFTARAVIGPPDHDGPDKLASDAPSFLSADALLAFDWRFALGGQELSRAELERLAEANRPVVRLRDQWVLVDPAEARRARTHQDRKVTPVDALSAVLTGSTEIDGRRVEVRPTGWLAGLRDRLADPEGQEPVGQPAALAADLRDYQLRGLSWLARMTSLGLGACLADDMGLGKTITLIALHLHRQEAPQTAGPTLVVCPTSLMGNWQREIEKFAPGTPVRRFHGGRRSLADVADGEFVLTTYGTMRLDAAQLNSVAWGMVVTDEAQHVKNPFSATAKELRTIGARARVALTGTPVENNLSELWAILDWTTPGLLGKLGTFRTRYAQAVEGGTDPAAAQRLAKLVGPFLLRRRKSDPGIAPELPPKTETDRAVSLTKEQTGLYEAVVRETLAEISGADGFERRGLIVKLLTALKQICNHPAQYLKEDNPRIAGRSGKLELLDELLDTILAEDASVLVFTQYVQMARLVERHLAARGIATQFLHGGTPVATRETMVRRFQDGEVPVFLLSLKAAGTGLNLTRAEHVVHYDRWWNPAVEAQATDRAYRIGQTRPVQVHRLIAEGTIEDRIAEMLLRKRELADAVLGSGEAALTELSDAALADLVELRGGAR from the coding sequence GTGCCCGGCGACCCGGCGCGCGCCTCCACCGTCGCCTTCTGGCGCCCCGACGAGGACGAGCCACCTCTGCCCGAGGCGGGCACGCGCGTCGAGCTGCCCCTGGCGCTGCCCGGCGAGGACGGCGTGGAACTGGCGACCGTGCCCGCGGTCACGTTGCCGATGCGGTCCGCGCTGCCGGTGCTCACCCGCGCGCGCGGCGCCGCGCAGGCCGACGCGACGACGGCTTTCTGGGGCACGGCCGCGCTGCTCGCCCTCCAACTCGCTGCGCGCGGGCTCCTGTTGCCCGGCGTCAGCGACGGCGATCACGACGCGTGGCGGGCCGGCCCGCTGCGCCCCGAGGACGTCGAGCGGGTGCGGGAGCTGGCCGCCGCGATGCCGCCCGAGGCGCACGCGGTGCCGCTGGACGGTCACGAGCCGCCGCGGTTGCACACTCCGGAGCGCCTGGTGCGGGCCTTCCTGGACGCGGTGGCCGACTCGCTGCCGCGCTCGCCCGCCGCCACGCTCGCCGCGGGGTCCCCGGCGTTCGCGGCCAGGGCTCCTCAGCGGGTGCCCGAACTCCGGCCCTGGGCGGCCGATGTGGCCGCGGGGCACGACGCGGGCGTACGCATCTCCTTGCGCGTCGAGGTGCCCGGACTCGCGCGGATCACCGAGGACGAGACCCGCCTCCCGTTCCGCGCGGTGCTTCAGATGCACAGCGTCAGCGACCCCACGCTGATCGCGGACGCGGCCGAGGTGTGGGCGGGGACCGGGGCGTCCGGCAAGACCTTCGGGGCGCGGGCCCAGATGGACGCGCTGCTGGCCCTGCGCCGCGCCGCGCGGGCGTGGACGCCGCTGACGCCGCTGCTGTCGGCCACGGTCCCGGACGCGGTCGAGCTCGCCGACGAGGAGATCACCGACCTGCTCGGCGAGGGCGCGCGGGCGCTGTCCGCGGCCGGCGTCGAGGTGCACTGGCCGCGAGAACTGGCGAGGAAGTTCACCGCGCGCGCGGTGATCGGGCCGCCCGACCACGACGGTCCCGACAAACTCGCCTCGGACGCTCCGTCGTTCCTCTCCGCGGACGCCCTGTTGGCCTTCGACTGGCGATTCGCCCTCGGCGGACAGGAGCTGAGCCGCGCCGAGCTGGAGCGCCTCGCCGAGGCCAACCGCCCGGTGGTGCGGCTGCGCGACCAGTGGGTGCTGGTCGATCCGGCCGAGGCCCGGCGCGCCCGCACCCACCAGGACCGCAAGGTCACGCCGGTCGACGCGCTGAGCGCCGTTCTGACGGGCTCCACCGAGATCGACGGTCGCCGGGTCGAGGTGCGCCCCACGGGCTGGCTGGCGGGGCTCAGGGACCGTCTCGCGGACCCCGAGGGCCAGGAGCCGGTCGGGCAGCCCGCCGCCCTCGCCGCCGACCTGCGCGACTACCAGCTGCGCGGCCTGAGCTGGCTCGCCCGGATGACCTCCCTGGGCCTCGGCGCCTGCCTCGCCGACGACATGGGCCTCGGCAAGACCATCACACTGATCGCGCTGCACCTGCACCGGCAGGAGGCACCCCAGACCGCCGGCCCGACGCTCGTGGTGTGCCCGACGTCCCTCATGGGCAACTGGCAGCGCGAGATCGAGAAGTTCGCGCCCGGCACCCCGGTGCGCCGCTTCCACGGAGGACGCCGCTCCCTGGCGGACGTGGCCGACGGCGAGTTCGTGCTGACCACGTACGGCACCATGCGCCTGGACGCCGCCCAGCTGAACTCCGTGGCCTGGGGGATGGTGGTCACCGACGAGGCGCAGCACGTGAAGAACCCCTTCTCGGCGACGGCCAAGGAACTGCGCACCATCGGCGCCCGCGCGCGCGTGGCACTCACCGGCACGCCCGTGGAGAACAACCTCTCCGAGCTCTGGGCGATCCTCGACTGGACCACACCGGGGCTGCTCGGCAAGCTCGGCACGTTCCGCACGCGCTACGCCCAGGCCGTCGAGGGCGGTACGGATCCGGCGGCCGCGCAGCGCCTCGCCAAGCTCGTGGGTCCTTTCCTGTTGCGCCGCCGCAAGTCGGATCCGGGCATCGCTCCCGAGTTGCCGCCCAAGACGGAGACCGACCGCGCGGTGTCGCTCACCAAGGAGCAGACCGGGCTCTACGAGGCCGTGGTGCGGGAGACCCTGGCGGAGATCTCCGGAGCGGACGGGTTCGAGCGGCGCGGCCTGATCGTCAAGCTCCTGACGGCCCTGAAGCAGATCTGCAACCACCCGGCGCAGTACCTCAAGGAGGACAACCCGCGCATCGCCGGCCGCTCCGGGAAGCTGGAACTGCTCGACGAACTCCTGGACACGATCCTGGCGGAGGACGCGAGCGTCCTCGTCTTCACCCAGTACGTGCAGATGGCCCGCCTCGTGGAGCGCCATCTCGCGGCCCGGGGCATCGCGACGCAGTTCCTCCACGGAGGCACACCGGTCGCGACCCGCGAGACCATGGTGCGGCGCTTCCAGGACGGTGAGGTGCCGGTCTTCCTGCTCTCTTTGAAGGCGGCGGGTACCGGCCTCAACCTCACGCGCGCGGAGCACGTGGTGCACTACGACCGCTGGTGGAACCCGGCCGTGGAGGCACAGGCCACCGACCGCGCGTACCGGATCGGGCAGACCCGTCCCGTGCAGGTGCACCGGCTGATCGCGGAGGGCACGATCGAGGATCGCATCGCCGAGATGCTGCTGCGCAAAAGGGAGTTGGCCGACGCGGTCCTCGGCTCGGGCGAAGCCGCTCTGACCGAGCTGAGCGATGCCGCGCTGGCCGATCTGGTCGAACTGCGAGGGGGCGCCCGATGA
- a CDS encoding SWF or SNF family helicase — MSDMYEAMDGDSDMYDEHGAEERTFAALPPAHGRGFAQTWWGQAWLKALEDTALELSQLKAGRRLARAGAVGAVSVRPGRITAVVVDRGVPHRSDVLLQPLGEEDWDRFLGMAVERAGHIAALLDRDMPPHLVEDAAAAGVELLPGIGDLEARCDCDAWDHCAHTAALSYQLARLLDQDPFVLLLLRGRAEGALLDELQMRSAARAEPVAAPPQEAEGVDAAEAYASALVLPPLPGPPALPAEPGLPPSLDTETPAPTGTDPAALEFLAARAAVAAHGLLAEALSDGHDRRAPRPELAMRQDSVRLAAAGPQPHIAARLARGSDRDAEGLALAVRAWEHGGAAALAVLEEEWTPDANAAARARAALDAAWDADERPVLKAARGRWTVSGADAQLRLGRDGRWWPYRKERGRWAPAGPAASDPASALATALGSGEE, encoded by the coding sequence ATGAGCGACATGTACGAAGCCATGGACGGCGACAGCGACATGTATGACGAGCACGGCGCCGAGGAGCGTACGTTCGCGGCGCTGCCGCCCGCGCACGGGCGCGGGTTCGCGCAGACCTGGTGGGGCCAGGCCTGGCTGAAGGCCCTGGAGGACACCGCGCTGGAACTCTCCCAGCTCAAGGCGGGGCGCAGGCTGGCGCGCGCCGGTGCGGTCGGCGCGGTGTCCGTGCGGCCGGGCCGGATCACCGCCGTCGTCGTGGACCGGGGCGTTCCGCATCGCTCCGACGTCCTGCTCCAGCCGCTGGGCGAGGAGGACTGGGACCGGTTCCTGGGCATGGCCGTGGAGCGGGCCGGGCACATCGCGGCGCTGCTCGACCGCGACATGCCTCCGCACCTGGTGGAGGACGCCGCCGCGGCCGGCGTCGAACTCCTGCCGGGCATCGGCGACCTGGAGGCGCGCTGCGACTGCGACGCGTGGGACCACTGTGCGCACACGGCGGCCCTGAGCTACCAGCTGGCCCGTCTGCTCGACCAGGATCCGTTCGTGCTGCTCCTGCTGCGCGGGCGCGCTGAGGGGGCGCTGCTCGACGAGCTTCAGATGCGCAGCGCCGCCCGCGCGGAGCCGGTCGCCGCGCCACCCCAGGAGGCCGAGGGCGTGGACGCGGCGGAGGCCTACGCGTCCGCGCTCGTACTGCCGCCGCTGCCCGGCCCGCCCGCGCTGCCCGCGGAGCCCGGCCTGCCGCCGTCCCTGGACACGGAGACACCGGCCCCCACCGGCACGGACCCGGCGGCGCTGGAGTTCCTGGCCGCCCGAGCGGCGGTCGCGGCCCACGGGCTCCTCGCGGAGGCGCTGAGCGACGGGCACGACCGACGCGCGCCCCGGCCGGAGCTCGCGATGCGGCAGGACTCCGTACGCCTCGCCGCGGCCGGGCCGCAGCCGCACATCGCCGCCCGGCTCGCCCGCGGTTCGGACCGGGACGCCGAGGGTCTGGCGCTGGCCGTGCGTGCCTGGGAGCACGGCGGGGCGGCGGCTCTCGCCGTCCTGGAGGAGGAGTGGACGCCCGACGCGAACGCGGCGGCACGCGCGCGTGCCGCCCTGGACGCGGCCTGGGACGCCGACGAGCGCCCCGTCCTCAAGGCGGCCCGGGGTCGCTGGACCGTCTCCGGGGCGGACGCCCAGCTGCGTCTGGGGCGTGACGGCCGCTGGTGGCCCTACCGCAAGGAGCGGGGCCGCTGGGCCCCGGCCGGCCCGGCGGCGTCGGACCCCGCGTCCGCGCTGGCCACGGCCCTGGGATCCGGCGAGGAGTAA
- a CDS encoding type III polyketide synthase, with the protein MATLCRPAVSVPEHVITMEETLDLARAHHADHPQLPLALRLIENTGVRTRHIVQPIEETLKHPGFAERNALYEAEAKARVPAVVRRALDDAGLRTTDIDVIIYVSCTGFMMPSLTAWLINAMDFSSDTRQIPIAQLGCAAGGAAVNRAHDFCTAYPEANALIVACEFCSLCYQPTDLGVGSLLSNGLFGDGVAAAVVRGRGGTGITLERNGSYLIPKTEDWIAYDVRATGFHFMLDKRVPTTMEPLAPALQELAGRHGWNASELDFYIIHAGGPRILDDLSKFLQVPPDAFRFSRATLTEYGNIASAVVLDALRRLFDEGGPHDTARGLLAGFGPGITAEMSLGRWSRSDDRSALAEATV; encoded by the coding sequence ATGGCGACTTTGTGCAGACCCGCTGTCTCCGTTCCGGAACACGTGATCACCATGGAGGAGACGCTCGATCTCGCACGCGCGCACCACGCGGACCACCCGCAACTCCCGCTCGCCCTCAGGCTGATCGAGAACACCGGCGTGCGGACGCGGCACATCGTGCAACCCATCGAGGAGACCCTGAAGCATCCCGGCTTCGCGGAGCGCAACGCGCTCTACGAAGCGGAGGCCAAGGCCCGGGTGCCCGCCGTGGTGCGGCGCGCGCTCGACGACGCGGGGCTGCGGACGACGGACATCGACGTGATCATCTACGTGTCGTGCACCGGCTTCATGATGCCGTCGCTGACCGCGTGGCTGATCAACGCGATGGACTTCTCCAGCGACACCCGCCAGATACCGATCGCACAGCTGGGCTGCGCCGCGGGCGGAGCGGCGGTGAACCGGGCGCACGACTTCTGCACCGCGTATCCGGAGGCGAACGCGCTGATCGTGGCCTGCGAGTTCTGCTCGCTGTGCTACCAGCCCACCGATCTGGGCGTCGGCTCGCTCCTGTCGAACGGCCTCTTCGGCGACGGCGTCGCCGCGGCGGTGGTCCGCGGACGCGGCGGCACCGGCATCACCCTGGAGCGCAACGGCTCGTACCTCATCCCGAAGACCGAGGACTGGATCGCGTACGACGTCCGCGCCACCGGGTTCCACTTCATGCTCGACAAGCGGGTGCCGACCACGATGGAGCCGCTCGCGCCGGCCCTTCAGGAGCTGGCGGGACGGCACGGCTGGAACGCCTCGGAGCTGGACTTCTACATCATTCACGCGGGCGGCCCGCGCATCCTGGACGACCTCAGCAAGTTCCTCCAAGTCCCGCCGGACGCCTTCCGGTTCAGCAGGGCCACGCTCACCGAGTACGGCAACATCGCCAGTGCCGTCGTCCTCGACGCGCTGCGCCGGCTGTTCGACGAGGGCGGACCGCACGACACGGCGCGCGGGCTGCTCGCCGGGTTCGGGCCGGGGATCACCGCCGAGATGTCGCTGGGACGCTGGAGCCGCTCGGACGACCGCTCAGCGCTCGCGGAGGCCACCGTATGA
- a CDS encoding cytochrome P450 translates to MTEDTTTRPPVHQWPALDLHGVDFDPVLTRLMDEGPVTRVQLPNGEGWAWLVTRYDDVRTVTNDSRFSREAVVGRHVTRLAPHFIPQAGAVGFADPPDHTRLRRSVAAAFTARGVERLRTSAQELLDELVTGVLRDGPPTDLTERLLAPFPIAVICELMGVPAADRHLMHTWTQLILSSAHGAEVSERAKNEMSAYFARLIRSRDDGTGEDVASLLGTSVGAGELTEDEAVGLAVLVQIGGEAVTNNCGNMAYILLTRPDLAERLRAEPALRPQAIDELLRYIPHRSAVGLSRIALEDVDVAGVRISEGDPVYVSYLAANRDPDVFPDPDRIDFDRAPNPHVSFGFGPHYCVGGMLARLESELLVGALLDRFPDLRLAVPADQVPFRKGALIRGPEAMPVTWSASG, encoded by the coding sequence ATGACCGAGGACACCACCACCAGGCCGCCGGTCCACCAGTGGCCCGCTCTGGACCTGCACGGGGTCGACTTCGACCCGGTCCTGACCCGGCTGATGGACGAGGGGCCGGTGACCCGGGTCCAGCTGCCGAACGGTGAGGGCTGGGCCTGGCTGGTGACGCGCTACGACGACGTGCGCACGGTGACCAACGATTCGCGCTTCAGCCGTGAGGCCGTCGTCGGCCGGCACGTCACGCGTCTGGCACCGCACTTCATCCCGCAGGCCGGGGCCGTCGGCTTCGCCGATCCGCCGGACCACACGCGGCTGCGCCGCTCGGTCGCGGCGGCGTTCACCGCGCGTGGTGTGGAGCGGCTGCGCACCAGCGCGCAGGAGCTGCTGGACGAACTGGTCACCGGCGTCCTGCGGGACGGCCCGCCGACCGACCTCACGGAGCGTCTCCTCGCGCCCTTCCCCATCGCCGTGATCTGCGAACTGATGGGCGTGCCCGCCGCAGACCGGCACCTGATGCACACCTGGACGCAGCTGATCCTTTCGTCCGCGCACGGCGCCGAGGTCAGTGAGCGCGCCAAGAACGAGATGTCGGCCTACTTCGCGCGGCTGATCCGCTCGCGCGACGACGGGACGGGCGAGGACGTGGCCTCCCTGCTGGGCACGTCGGTCGGCGCGGGCGAGCTCACCGAGGACGAGGCGGTGGGGCTCGCGGTGCTCGTCCAGATCGGCGGCGAGGCAGTCACGAACAACTGCGGCAACATGGCCTACATCCTGCTCACCCGCCCCGACCTCGCCGAGCGGCTGCGGGCGGAGCCGGCGCTGCGCCCGCAGGCCATCGACGAACTCCTGCGCTACATCCCCCACCGCAGCGCCGTCGGCCTGTCCCGGATCGCCCTGGAGGACGTCGACGTCGCGGGGGTGCGGATCAGCGAGGGCGACCCGGTGTACGTGTCGTATCTGGCGGCCAACCGGGACCCCGACGTGTTCCCCGACCCCGATCGCATCGACTTCGACCGTGCCCCGAACCCGCACGTCTCCTTCGGCTTCGGCCCGCACTACTGCGTGGGCGGCATGCTGGCGCGGCTGGAGTCGGAGCTGCTGGTGGGCGCCCTGCTGGACCGCTTCCCGGATCTGCGTCTGGCGGTGCCCGCGGATCAAGTCCCTTTCCGCAAGGGCGCGTTGATCCGTGGGCCCGAGGCCATGCCGGTGACCTGGTCGGCGTCCGGATGA
- a CDS encoding cupin domain-containing protein has product MTALTPSEGLLVPPGHGRTVRTAAQQVTFKVTGNHSRIASSFEVVVPPGFDVGAHVHTRSEELFYVLEGELDVLAFEPRVRTADHWQRWRSLSGNRVVRATPGTVIVVPPGCPHAFANPTGSPAKMFFQASPPPDHERYFEELLEILSADGPPDHGAIEELRSRYDIEQLTPLRHGTP; this is encoded by the coding sequence ATGACGGCGCTGACACCGTCCGAGGGGCTCCTGGTGCCGCCGGGCCACGGCCGCACCGTGCGCACGGCGGCGCAGCAGGTCACCTTCAAGGTCACCGGCAACCATTCGCGTATCGCGTCGAGCTTCGAGGTGGTGGTGCCGCCGGGCTTCGACGTGGGCGCCCATGTGCACACGAGGAGCGAGGAGCTGTTCTACGTCCTCGAGGGCGAGCTGGACGTGCTGGCCTTCGAACCACGGGTGCGTACGGCGGACCACTGGCAGCGCTGGCGGTCCCTCTCGGGCAACCGGGTCGTGCGGGCCACTCCGGGGACGGTGATCGTGGTGCCCCCCGGTTGCCCGCACGCGTTCGCGAACCCGACGGGGTCCCCGGCGAAGATGTTCTTCCAGGCCTCTCCCCCGCCCGACCACGAGCGCTACTTCGAGGAACTCCTGGAGATCCTCTCCGCGGACGGACCGCCCGACCACGGAGCCATCGAGGAACTCCGCTCCCGCTACGACATCGAACAGCTGACACCGCTGCGCCACGGCACTCCGTGA